Below is a genomic region from Argopecten irradians isolate NY chromosome 14, Ai_NY, whole genome shotgun sequence.
tgtgttaattagacacatatatacacaattaaacaccaagtattgtttaaatgatgattattgttcatgctctgtcggcgttggTTCATCTTTAATAAAAACCTTGATTGCATCAAAACGCGATGATGTCTACGGTATTCATCTGAAAAGCACTCTTCTATATTTCTGAATGTTAAGTCAATGTTAAGTTTTTCTCTTATACCTATGAAGgtaacatataacataatgttaGGTGATGTATTTTAGCCTTCTAATAGTATCACCTCCATATGGCCTATGATTGGTTCCACGTGGTAGTTATAATGGATGTTTACTAGAAATCTGGTCCATTTCAAAGGCTAAGTACTCTACCGGCGTACTCACACAACACTGTCGGACGTATATGGCTAGTCGTACATGAAATTTTCAAATCTATTAACACTTTATCAAATCAATTTGATGAGTGTTTTACGGGTTGAGTGAAAATGTCAGGTCTGGTCTGAGTTGGGCTGGAGTACTGTGTTGACGTCTTTGCACTGGCCACTAGTATCAAATGCTAATGCTTTCCACGATCATtatgatttgatataatttactttccttaagtttcaaactagggggaatGGTACATTTCTATCATCTACAATTATTCTAACACTCTTCAATACATCTGGTAACAAAATTacagaaaaattatttaaacgGTATTTCATGCAAAATTGTAATATAGTCATTTTTCGCAAGAGTACGTTACTGTTTCATCTGCAACACCTGGTAGCCTCTCCAGCGTGATCCACAATCTTGATGAATTGTACAAAAAAAACCCGCTCGATATTCGGCAATTTACTGACATCCAGGCATAGGAATTGAAATAAACAAGTTGAAGTTATCTTGTACTgaaaataatatagaaatacattttcattgaaaaaatcaaaatttttatAACGACGTacatgaaaattttaatggtaTAAAGCCCCATTAATGGAATACAGGACATTTTGATAAGTGAAGGAAGATATTCATGTTTAAAGTAGTAGTATATTATTACCAGGTGTACTGTCGATGTTAGCTTTTATGGCTAGTTTGCTATGACTCTTCCGGACCGTAATTATACTTGTACCGTATATCAGCTGTCCTCTCCTCTTTAAAGACATTTCGTTTCAAGTCTTTACACATGTAAAGTATGGTATTCATTAGTTTTCTAgttcaaattttaaagaacGCTTCCAACTTAATTAGAGAATTGCTAATGACATGACATCACTTGGACATCTACTTCTGTCAACATCTTCTACGCAGGTGCTAATGATTGATAACTTTTCTGACGATACTATCATCAGTTTGAGAAAATAAGCAATGATTTGCAAAAGAAAAAGAATCCTTTTATAAACGTTTGACATAAAATCAGTATCACCTTATGCATTAATCCGGCcttgatttctcgaaacaaacttaagtcgaACACCGACttgtaaattattttcatacaCGTTACATAAGAAGAaaaactgaagttttgactTTAGTCTACACATTTGCTTTGAGAAATTGGAGCCCGATtttaaaattatctaaaatcccagatagttttaatatttgtaaacTACAAGAAACATACAGGTTTTCTTCATAAGCCATACCAAGAACCTTTATAGCTTTATCATACATAAATTAAACCAATGTTTTGCATAAAAACTGAGCACACTATAAGGATTCCTAGAAGAAAGGAGTTGCCCAGAAGAAAgtacaaatacaaaaacacaaCTACACAATGGTATTTTAAAATcttctgttttatttcatttgtagCAACCTTCCCAACAAACAGGGTCCTATAAGGAGCGTTTCTAAGGTTCTCAATGATACGAGGAACTTTGAGGTCCGTCAATACAACGACATCTTTGTCTTCATGGGACTCTGTGACGCTACGACGGTAACAAGCCTCGGGATTCTTCATCGAGGGGACTGCTTTGCTGTAAGTTAGGAAGTGTCTAAAAAGCTTATTACGCATTATATTTTAGAATTTCCTGAAGTGATGAGTACTGTATATTACTAATAATTgcgtttttttattttaatttttaaattcgCAGATTTTTGGTTAATTTCGCGAAATTTGATACCTCGCAAAATTAACCAAAATTATGGTATTATATATGATAGCTTATCATATGAATGACGCTTTCAAAGGTTTCAAAAAAAAATCGAGAACATAAACCACTACGCTCCAAACAGTCAATTGCTGAAATGTACAACTGCTCagtattcattttatttaacaCATCTGTTATCTTTATGGGATAATTCATTATAATCCTAATTGAAGTTCACACGAGACTGAGAAACTATCCGGTCTCTTCTATTGTTTGTCATTGGACAAGACAGATTAATACAATGCCTATGGATATACTGAAGggacaggtttttttttcaaactcgTTTGGTACAAAGGACCGTAaatgatttcttaaaaaaacaaaacttataTTCACATTTCCTTGTGTATCTGCTGGTCAACTTTGTCATTGATAATTGATAAATCAACTGGTCTGCGCTGTGTTTCTCTACAAGCTTCCGAAATATTTACTGGAAGACACCAGCTGCTAAATTGTATATGAAGGCCACGCCTCAAAATGGTCGGGagaaaataacaattttgatatttattacagGTGGAAATAGCCAGCAATCTTACGTTTAACAGGAAGACATACATACGGGCATATGTGGAGTATTATCGCCGAAGTGTTGACATTCAGGAGGACGGTATAGCCTTAAGCCCTGTCCTAGCTCAGCATTACGATGGGGCATACTACCTCCGGGATAGAAGTTACGGAATGTTAGAAATCATAGTCGTAGAAATGAAATTTCGCCACTCAGGCTCAGTGAACCTCCTGAAAAAAGCCAACTTCCAGTCACAGTCAATGGCCGAGCATTTACAATTCGCAGAAAGAGAAGTGGGATTGCCATACAATACAAAGGTAAAGTAAGATCCTAGCTTTTTCGTGAAACCTTAAAATGCTAGCTGGCTGTAATTGTTGAGTATTTTAACTACGTTTTGAATCATGTATTTGTCAAGATACTACtttaaccaactttctttcgcgtgcgatttattttcgcgattttcggaatcaaggtaaattcgcgaaagtttatttCGGCGAATCTTCCACAACTCTTGCACAATTACATTCAAAGATttctaaattaaattttaatccGCGAAACTTAATTTTcgcgaaaatgttttgaaacggaaatcgcaaaattaagtAGCCGCGAAaacaagttggtttacagtatttcgTATTCTGACTATTCGAATAACACACAATTTACCTTCGTTCATGTAGCACTCATTAATTTCACACTTTATATTTTATGCCCACCATATACAATAAAAACGAAAAACTAGAAGTGATTAGTTTTGAAATTTCTTGGGTCAAGTAGACATTGCATTGTAAACATGAAATGTTTCAGGCCGTACAACGCTGTTAATTAAGAGATATTCCTGTGGGATCGTTTACTGTTTGAACTCATTGTTCGCTCTCACTGTTGTTCTCCGTTTGTAATAGCTACAGTGTACTTGAGAAAAAACCAATGCAGCACATCTGAAAACAGAAGATTAAGATGAGAATCGTTTAAAGAAACGGTATTTACGTTCCATCGTCTTTGATCTCCTTTGTAAACATTGTTATCTTTACCAACAGATCTTTGTTATACTCTAATAAGATTGGTATTATGTTGATTTAAGTGCTCATTTAGCTACTCAAACACCAACACATCAATGAATATAATCCTAATTTTATTTCCATAGGTTATACGGATATCTACAACTGAGAATAAGGTCGAGATGACCCAGTTTAGGAAGAGAGATTTTACGGGGGCTTACAGATGCGTAAAACAATATGAGCAGGACCTATATCGCATCCGCGAGGAGATGTATTCAAGGAAGCCCCATCTTAATTACGGGATGCTCCCTTTCCTTCCTAAGCCGAGAGGTAACGAGAATTTCCTCTCTTACtgacaaaacaaatatgttGTAAAGGCGATGTTGGTGTCCTTTGTTTTACCAACGTAATATGGGGAGGGGTTAACTATCTGAAACAGATAATAGATTTAGAAATACCTATACGTTATTGctattgtatattataaacgTGGAAATTTACGTGAGGAGGAAATTTACGCTAATTACGCGAAGGTCGCTTGATCGCAAAAATTTCCCCCGCGAGTAA
It encodes:
- the LOC138308283 gene encoding uncharacterized protein, which gives rise to MDVPCLTNLLFCCVVLLGFLDDNCVGQKLEISAFEYNRKFGSNLDIGQCSLKIEQISPGVALTRSCNLPNKQGPIRSVSKVLNDTRNFEVRQYNDIFVFMGLCDATTVTSLGILHRGDCFAVEIASNLTFNRKTYIRAYVEYYRRSVDIQEDGIALSPVLAQHYDGAYYLRDRSYGMLEIIVVEMKFRHSGSVNLLKKANFQSQSMAEHLQFAEREVGLPYNTKVIRISTTENKVEMTQFRKRDFTGAYRCVKQYEQDLYRIREEMYSRKPHLNYGMLPFLPKPRALGLSSGGDMLTWETATAIEIMTNRGITVYKSLKRTCNRAKINSCSLLRYVKRELRSIKTVIHNKRSKWSYLPAEEQVTTNKLYSGRMRRVQKEIARIRKSLKQWRIQQRKSRTALKLERRQRQKKAKNQSLRRKGTKKNNKVRVQT